A genomic window from Coraliomargarita parva includes:
- a CDS encoding 3-oxoacyl-[acyl-carrier-protein] synthase III C-terminal domain-containing protein — MPKCRIENVRISGIVTAVPVTEKCIDDEVELFGGNLQQIARLKKTIGLDRRRVVDETTTAADLCEAAARRVLEGTTTPVESVDALICVTQTPDYLQPCNAAVLHGRLGCRKDCAALDVNLGCSGYVYGLWLAHLMMASGGCERVLLLAGDTISRLVHPRDRAVAPVFGDGGSATLLERDNGHGPAWFSLETDGLGYDKLIVPAGAARFPLSPESAVESEDEAGNVRTPANLYMDGAEIFNFSIQVEPKAVREMLDYAGLDTEAVDYFVFHQANRYILGNIAKRLKIDPSKVPMRTVERFGNQSSASIPSAICGELREVLGGDEPRRLLLSGFGVGLSWASVVLSIDKLKTCELVEV, encoded by the coding sequence ATGCCCAAATGCCGGATCGAAAATGTCCGAATCAGTGGAATTGTCACTGCTGTCCCTGTCACCGAAAAATGTATAGACGACGAAGTCGAGTTGTTTGGGGGCAATCTGCAGCAGATCGCGCGACTGAAGAAAACGATCGGACTGGACCGGCGGCGGGTCGTGGATGAAACGACGACCGCTGCGGACTTGTGCGAGGCCGCGGCCCGACGTGTGCTGGAAGGAACAACGACTCCGGTTGAGTCGGTCGATGCCCTGATCTGCGTGACGCAGACGCCGGACTACCTGCAACCTTGCAATGCGGCTGTCCTGCACGGGCGCTTGGGCTGTCGTAAAGACTGTGCGGCGCTGGATGTGAATCTGGGCTGCTCGGGCTATGTCTACGGGCTGTGGTTAGCCCATTTGATGATGGCTTCGGGGGGCTGTGAACGGGTGTTGTTGCTGGCAGGTGACACGATCAGCCGCCTCGTGCATCCGCGGGACCGAGCGGTTGCGCCGGTTTTCGGGGATGGCGGCAGTGCGACCTTGCTGGAAAGGGATAACGGCCATGGTCCGGCCTGGTTCAGCCTGGAGACGGATGGGTTGGGCTATGACAAACTGATCGTGCCGGCGGGAGCGGCCCGTTTTCCCTTGTCGCCGGAGAGCGCGGTGGAGTCGGAGGATGAGGCGGGTAATGTTCGGACCCCCGCGAACTTGTACATGGACGGGGCCGAGATATTCAATTTTTCGATACAGGTCGAGCCGAAGGCGGTGCGTGAGATGCTCGATTATGCAGGCTTGGATACGGAGGCCGTCGATTACTTCGTGTTTCACCAAGCCAACCGCTATATCCTGGGCAATATCGCCAAACGCTTGAAGATCGACCCTTCCAAAGTCCCGATGCGGACGGTGGAACGTTTTGGCAATCAAAGCAGCGCCTCAATTCCGAGTGCGATCTGCGGTGAGCTGAGGGAAGTGTTGGGAGG
- a CDS encoding SDR family NAD(P)-dependent oxidoreductase, translating into MKRIVITGTRKGIGKHLAEYYLSQGWQVAGCSRGEASITADAYLHYSLDVADEATVVEMARDLKKRWGGLDALINNAGIASMNHALLTPGDTVHRILNTNVVGTFLFCREMAKLMRGNKAGRIVNFTTVAHPLNLEGEAIYAASKAAVESLTRILARELSSLSITVNAVGPTPVETDLIRGVPAAKMDALLARQAIPRLGEVRDILNAVDFFLRPESDFITGQVLYLGGVN; encoded by the coding sequence ATGAAACGCATCGTCATTACCGGCACCCGCAAAGGAATCGGAAAGCACCTTGCGGAATACTACCTTTCCCAAGGCTGGCAGGTCGCCGGCTGTAGCCGGGGCGAAGCCTCCATCACCGCGGACGCCTACCTGCACTACAGCCTGGATGTGGCGGATGAGGCCACGGTCGTCGAAATGGCCCGTGATCTCAAAAAGCGCTGGGGAGGCCTCGATGCCCTGATCAATAATGCAGGGATCGCGTCCATGAACCATGCGCTCCTTACCCCGGGTGACACGGTGCATCGCATACTCAATACCAATGTCGTCGGAACCTTTCTCTTCTGCCGGGAAATGGCCAAGCTGATGCGCGGGAACAAGGCCGGACGCATCGTGAATTTCACCACGGTTGCGCATCCTCTTAACTTGGAAGGCGAAGCCATCTACGCAGCCAGCAAGGCGGCTGTAGAAAGCCTGACCCGCATCCTCGCGCGGGAACTCTCCAGCCTCTCAATTACTGTCAATGCAGTCGGCCCCACTCCAGTGGAAACCGACCTGATCCGGGGCGTCCCTGCAGCCAAAATGGATGCCCTACTCGCCCGGCAAGCCATCCCGCGCCTCGGCGAGGTGCGGGATATTCTCAATGCCGTCGACTTTTTCCTGCGTCCCGAGAGTGACTTCATTACGGGTCAAGTCCTCTATCTCGGCGGCGTCAATTGA
- a CDS encoding AMP-binding protein, with the protein MTDWIEARLAAFAERTAGHEAGKAYTYGQLLEGVRTLRDQLSSLPEPRILAVQTGSVIEGLIALLSMAPTTHTAVPIPDSLPEPLRQMMREVSHCDAILRTSGPTWTLENTTRNSTPKPELYQSLKGSGLVLFSSGTTGQPKAMLHELRALLDRYQTVQPRDDRTLLLLLFDHIGGLDTAFRSIFAGAFLAIPDQRTPNAIGQAIQTHAITVLPASPTFLNLLLLAGVQETYDCSSLRIIAYGAEAMPEPLLHRLIHAFPSVEFQQKFGTSETGSIRIKSAGNDSLEFRIQDSAIEWKIVDGELWLRSPSRILGYLNSPNDSLEAEGWYRTGDLVQETRPGTLRILGRTNTVINVGGQKVLPAEVEAALASLPEIEACEVYGVEDPIVGQALACRLVTQSEATAREWKKRIRQHCRGRLEPWKIPSLVQVVKELSLTHRMKRKDTSPGANDSRKAAR; encoded by the coding sequence ATGACGGACTGGATCGAAGCTCGGCTCGCTGCCTTTGCAGAACGGACGGCCGGACATGAAGCCGGAAAAGCCTACACCTACGGCCAGTTGCTCGAAGGCGTGAGAACGCTGCGCGATCAACTTAGTTCCTTGCCCGAGCCCAGGATTCTCGCCGTCCAGACCGGATCTGTGATCGAGGGGCTCATTGCACTGTTGTCAATGGCACCGACCACTCATACCGCAGTCCCCATCCCCGACAGCCTGCCGGAGCCGCTGCGCCAAATGATGCGGGAGGTGAGCCACTGCGATGCGATCCTCCGCACCTCCGGTCCGACCTGGACGCTTGAAAACACCACCCGAAACTCCACCCCGAAACCGGAGTTGTATCAGTCACTGAAGGGAAGCGGACTGGTACTTTTCAGCAGTGGTACCACTGGACAACCGAAAGCCATGCTACACGAACTGCGGGCGCTCTTGGACCGCTATCAAACCGTCCAGCCCCGCGACGATCGCACCCTCCTACTCCTTCTTTTTGACCATATCGGCGGTCTCGATACCGCATTCCGTAGCATTTTCGCCGGCGCGTTTTTGGCGATTCCCGACCAACGTACCCCCAACGCGATCGGTCAGGCCATCCAGACACATGCCATCACCGTGCTTCCGGCCTCCCCAACATTCCTCAACCTGTTACTGCTTGCCGGCGTTCAGGAAACGTACGATTGCAGCTCGCTCCGGATCATCGCCTACGGTGCGGAAGCGATGCCCGAGCCGCTGCTGCACCGTCTCATCCACGCCTTCCCATCCGTTGAGTTCCAGCAAAAGTTCGGCACCAGTGAAACCGGTAGCATCCGGATCAAGAGTGCCGGAAACGACAGCCTCGAATTCCGCATCCAAGACTCGGCCATCGAATGGAAAATAGTCGATGGTGAGCTCTGGCTTCGCTCCCCTTCCCGAATCCTCGGCTACCTCAATTCCCCCAACGACTCCCTCGAAGCCGAAGGCTGGTACCGGACCGGCGACCTCGTCCAAGAGACTCGTCCCGGCACACTTCGGATCCTGGGCCGCACCAATACCGTCATCAATGTAGGCGGGCAAAAAGTGCTGCCTGCAGAAGTCGAAGCCGCTCTGGCCAGTCTCCCCGAAATCGAAGCCTGCGAAGTCTATGGCGTCGAAGATCCGATTGTCGGCCAGGCCCTCGCATGCCGCTTAGTCACGCAGTCCGAGGCAACGGCACGTGAATGGAAAAAACGGATACGTCAACACTGCCGTGGTCGACTCGAACCGTGGAAAATCCCCAGCTTGGTCCAAGTCGTCAAGGAGCTCAGCCTCACCCACCGCATGAAACGAAAAGACACCAGCCCTGGGGCGAACGATTCAAGAAAAGCCGCAAGGTGA
- a CDS encoding Asp23/Gls24 family envelope stress response protein, with product MSKEPESSPETKIPTVSEESNTLGDIRINHSVVASIVRLAALEVSGVAAVGGGFVDGIAEIFSKKGDERGVRVDEDEVGDYKIEIRVILRFGVELAVVAGHIQQRVAEQVEKMTSKSVARVNVIIDGVRTEEPKSREEWEDQPHTD from the coding sequence ATGAGCAAGGAACCCGAATCCAGTCCGGAAACAAAGATCCCCACGGTTTCCGAAGAGTCGAATACCCTCGGTGATATCCGTATCAACCACAGCGTGGTGGCGAGCATCGTTCGTCTCGCGGCTCTCGAAGTCTCCGGCGTCGCAGCAGTCGGCGGCGGTTTTGTCGACGGCATCGCCGAAATTTTCTCCAAGAAGGGCGACGAGCGCGGCGTACGCGTGGATGAGGACGAGGTCGGCGACTACAAGATCGAGATTCGCGTCATCCTGCGCTTCGGTGTCGAGCTGGCCGTGGTGGCCGGTCATATCCAGCAGCGTGTGGCCGAGCAGGTCGAAAAAATGACCAGCAAGAGCGTCGCCCGGGTCAACGTCATCATCGACGGGGTCCGTACGGAAGAGCCGAAAAGCCGCGAAGAGTGGGAAGACCAACCCCACACCGACTAA
- the accC gene encoding acetyl-CoA carboxylase biotin carboxylase subunit yields the protein MIKKVLIANRGEIALRIVRACNELGIKTLAVYSEADEQSLHVQLADEAICIGPPAGNQSYLKADRIIAAAEIADVDAIHPGYGFLAENADFAEQCERCNIKFIGPGADAIINFGDKARAREMAVQAKVPVIPGSEGTVDNEKDALEVAKKIGFPVIIKAVAGGGGKGMRTAHNAVAFAKEYASARNEAEKAFGNGAVYIEKFLEAPRHIEIQVLGDQHGNVIHLGERDCSVQRRHQKLIEEAPSPFISDDVRKKMGRDAVKLAKSVNYEGAGTIEFLVDEKQNYYFIEMNTRIQVEHGVTEEVTGVDLVKEQILIASGQKLSYEQKEIKFLRHAIECRVCAEDPGRNFAPCPGEISLYYSPGGHGVRIDSHVYGGYTIPPHYDSMISKIITYGKTRELALDRMDRALGEYIIRGISTNIPFSRAIIRDPHFREGKATTKYVEEFVTRVPKDLYT from the coding sequence ATGATTAAAAAGGTCCTTATTGCCAACCGGGGTGAAATCGCGCTCCGGATCGTCCGCGCTTGTAATGAGCTCGGGATCAAGACCCTCGCCGTGTATTCGGAGGCGGATGAGCAGTCCCTGCACGTGCAGCTGGCGGACGAGGCCATCTGCATCGGGCCCCCGGCGGGCAACCAGAGCTACCTGAAGGCCGACCGGATCATCGCGGCCGCGGAAATCGCCGATGTCGACGCGATCCACCCGGGCTACGGCTTCCTCGCCGAAAACGCGGATTTCGCGGAGCAGTGCGAGCGCTGCAACATCAAGTTCATCGGGCCCGGCGCCGATGCGATTATCAATTTCGGGGACAAGGCCCGTGCCCGCGAGATGGCCGTCCAGGCCAAGGTGCCGGTCATTCCCGGCAGTGAAGGCACGGTCGACAACGAAAAGGACGCCCTCGAGGTGGCCAAGAAGATCGGTTTCCCTGTCATCATCAAGGCGGTGGCCGGCGGTGGCGGCAAGGGCATGCGTACCGCGCACAATGCGGTGGCTTTTGCCAAGGAATATGCCAGCGCCCGCAACGAGGCGGAAAAGGCCTTCGGCAACGGCGCGGTCTATATCGAGAAGTTCCTCGAGGCCCCGCGCCACATCGAGATCCAGGTGCTCGGCGACCAGCACGGCAATGTCATCCATTTGGGCGAGCGGGACTGCTCCGTGCAGCGCCGCCACCAGAAGCTGATCGAGGAGGCGCCGTCGCCCTTCATCTCGGACGATGTCCGGAAGAAAATGGGCCGGGACGCGGTCAAGCTGGCCAAATCGGTGAACTACGAGGGGGCCGGCACGATCGAGTTCCTGGTCGACGAGAAGCAGAACTATTATTTCATCGAGATGAACACCCGGATCCAGGTGGAACACGGGGTGACGGAAGAAGTCACCGGTGTGGACCTGGTCAAGGAGCAGATCCTCATCGCCAGCGGGCAGAAGCTGAGCTACGAGCAGAAGGAAATCAAGTTCCTGCGCCACGCCATCGAGTGCCGCGTCTGCGCCGAGGACCCGGGCCGCAATTTCGCGCCCTGTCCCGGTGAGATCTCCCTCTACTACTCGCCCGGCGGTCACGGGGTGCGGATCGACTCGCACGTCTATGGCGGCTACACCATCCCGCCGCACTACGACAGCATGATCAGCAAGATCATCACCTACGGGAAGACCCGTGAGCTGGCCCTCGACCGGATGGACCGCGCGCTGGGTGAATACATCATCCGCGGGATCAGCACGAATATTCCCTTCTCCCGCGCGATTATCCGCGACCCCCACTTCCGTGAGGGCAAAGCCACCACCAAGTATGTGGAAGAATTTGTCACGCGAGTGCCTAAGGACCTTTACACCTAG
- the accB gene encoding acetyl-CoA carboxylase biotin carboxyl carrier protein: MKRSELTEFELEEEGFKLRLSRKNGDVIPQIVHAAPMAATTPPFPVATAEAPAPEKPAEEKGISVIKSPMVGTFYRAPSPESAVFADVGTKVSADSVVCIIEAMKVMNEIQSELSGTITEVLVENGEAVEYGQPLFKVKTA; the protein is encoded by the coding sequence ATGAAACGCTCGGAACTCACCGAGTTCGAACTGGAAGAAGAAGGCTTCAAGCTGCGCCTCAGCCGCAAGAACGGCGATGTGATCCCGCAAATCGTGCATGCGGCGCCCATGGCGGCCACCACGCCTCCCTTCCCGGTCGCCACCGCAGAAGCACCCGCGCCGGAAAAGCCGGCCGAAGAAAAGGGCATTTCCGTGATCAAGTCGCCCATGGTGGGGACGTTCTACCGCGCGCCCTCTCCGGAGAGTGCGGTCTTTGCCGATGTCGGCACGAAGGTCTCGGCGGACAGCGTGGTCTGCATCATCGAAGCGATGAAGGTGATGAACGAGATCCAGTCGGAGCTCAGCGGGACCATTACCGAGGTCCTGGTCGAAAACGGTGAAGCCGTGGAATACGGCCAGCCGCTCTTCAAAGTCAAAACTGCTTGA
- a CDS encoding glutamate synthase subunit beta, protein MGKATGFMEFERKPIADRDPIERLKDWEETHVHFKEDLVRTQGARCMDCGTPYCHTGMTLSNMASGCPVNNLIPEFNDLVYKGKWKDAYDRLSKTNNFPEFTGRVCPAPCEGSCVLGVIEPPVTIKNIECSIIDKAWAEGWVVPTPPADRTGKKVAVVGSGPAGLAAADQLNKAGHLVTVYERADRIGGLLMYGIPNMKLQKEVVTRRVKLMEAEGVTFTTGVEIGKDLPAKQLMDEFDAVVLCCGATKPRDLPIEGREFGNIRFAMEFLGPNTKEIWDIRDGKSEQFTELAKGKNVVIIGGGDTGTDCVGTSLRHGCKSVTQLEIMPKPPMERAPNNPWPEWPKTYKVDYGQEEAAAVQGDDPRQYLITASKFEGDADGNVKGVHVHNIEWVNDNGRFIPKKIEGSERVLDAELVLLAMGFLGPESTIVEELGLDQDARSNVKADYGKFTTNVDNVFAAGDMRRGQSLIVWAINEGRAVARECDKFLMGATKLP, encoded by the coding sequence ATGGGTAAAGCAACTGGATTTATGGAATTTGAGCGCAAGCCGATCGCGGACCGCGATCCGATCGAGCGTCTCAAGGACTGGGAAGAAACACACGTACACTTCAAGGAAGACCTGGTGCGTACGCAAGGCGCGCGTTGCATGGACTGTGGCACGCCTTACTGCCACACCGGCATGACGCTGAGCAACATGGCCAGCGGCTGCCCGGTCAACAACCTGATCCCGGAATTCAACGACCTGGTGTACAAGGGCAAGTGGAAGGATGCCTACGACCGCCTGTCCAAGACCAACAACTTCCCGGAATTCACCGGCCGCGTCTGCCCGGCTCCCTGTGAAGGTTCCTGTGTGCTCGGCGTGATCGAGCCGCCGGTCACGATCAAGAACATCGAGTGCTCCATCATCGACAAGGCCTGGGCCGAAGGCTGGGTCGTCCCGACCCCGCCGGCCGACCGCACCGGCAAGAAGGTCGCCGTGGTGGGCTCCGGTCCGGCCGGCCTCGCCGCCGCCGACCAGCTGAACAAGGCCGGCCACCTGGTCACGGTCTACGAGCGCGCCGACCGTATCGGCGGCCTGCTCATGTACGGCATCCCCAACATGAAGCTGCAGAAGGAAGTGGTCACCCGCCGCGTCAAGCTGATGGAAGCCGAAGGCGTGACCTTCACCACCGGTGTTGAAATCGGCAAGGACCTGCCGGCCAAGCAGCTGATGGATGAATTTGATGCGGTCGTGCTCTGCTGTGGCGCGACCAAGCCCCGCGACCTCCCGATCGAGGGCCGCGAGTTCGGCAATATCCGCTTTGCCATGGAATTCCTCGGACCCAACACCAAGGAGATCTGGGACATCCGCGACGGCAAGAGCGAGCAGTTCACCGAACTGGCCAAGGGCAAGAATGTGGTCATCATCGGCGGTGGCGACACCGGCACCGACTGTGTGGGCACCTCCCTGCGCCATGGCTGCAAGAGCGTGACCCAGCTGGAAATCATGCCCAAGCCGCCGATGGAACGCGCGCCGAACAACCCCTGGCCGGAATGGCCCAAGACCTACAAGGTCGACTACGGCCAGGAGGAAGCCGCCGCCGTACAGGGTGACGATCCGCGCCAGTACCTGATCACCGCAAGCAAGTTTGAAGGCGACGCCGACGGCAACGTGAAGGGCGTCCACGTCCACAACATCGAGTGGGTGAACGACAACGGCCGTTTCATCCCGAAGAAGATCGAGGGCAGCGAGCGCGTGCTCGACGCCGAGCTCGTCCTGCTGGCCATGGGCTTCCTCGGACCGGAAAGCACCATCGTCGAAGAGCTGGGTCTCGACCAGGACGCACGCTCCAACGTGAAGGCGGACTACGGCAAGTTCACCACCAATGTGGACAATGTCTTCGCCGCCGGTGACATGCGCCGCGGCCAGTCCCTCATCGTCTGGGCGATCAACGAAGGCCGCGCCGTGGCCCGCGAGTGCGACAAGTTCCTCATGGGCGCAACCAAGCTGCCGTAA